In Phoenix dactylifera cultivar Barhee BC4 unplaced genomic scaffold, palm_55x_up_171113_PBpolish2nd_filt_p 000146F, whole genome shotgun sequence, one DNA window encodes the following:
- the LOC103705597 gene encoding scarecrow-like protein 3 gives MAGMAQDEASPSAQYFSSMSLSPPTTGSPYLPLLRELKSEDRGMYLIRLLGNCADLVAAGKLAQADAFLEHISIYASPDGDSMQRIASHLAEALSRRILRSLPGVYRTLLPARAAAFPLAEAVTARRHFFDLCPFLHIAFAVSNWAIMDAMEEEKMIHIIDLHVFDPTQWISLLQALSNRRGGPPHLRITGVNEHKELLSYTATCLNKEAERLDIPFQFNPVVSRLDNLDIESLRLKTGEALAINSVLQLHSLLTTNDEGRSCRIMPMPAINSNMAQLHGVSQATLRELLEKEVINGYTPSPDSLSPPFALAPAPRMERFFAALQARLPPKVMVITEQESNHNSPMMNERFTKAQYFYATLFDCLESTLPRHSVERMRVEKLFGEEIKNIIACEGLERTERHEKLERWAQRLELAGFSRVSLSFEVLLQARMLLRNFGCEGYMVNIHNGCIMIYWQSQPLFSVSAWGCRR, from the coding sequence ATGGCCGGCATGGCGCAAGACGAGGCCTCGCCGTCGGCGCAGTACTTCTCCTCAATGTCGCTCTCGCCGCCCACAACCGGCTCCCCTTACTTGCCGTTGCTCCGCGAGCTCAAGTCCGAGGACCGCGGCATGTACCTCATCCGGTTGCTCGGGAACTGCGCCGACCTCGTCGCCGCCGGCAAGCTTGCGCAGGCCGACGCCTTCCTCGAGCACATCTCCATCTACGCCTCCCCCGACGGCGACTCCATGCAGCGCATCGCCTCCCATCTAGCCGAGGCCCTCAGCCGCCGCATCCTCCGCTCGCTGCCTGGCGTCTACCGCACCCTCCTCCCCGCTCGCGCCGCCGCCTTCCCCCTCGCCGAGGCCGTCACCGCCCGCCGCCACTTCTTCGACCTCTGCCCCTTCCTCCACATCGCCTTCGCCGTCTCCAACTGGGCCATCATGGACGccatggaggaggagaagatgatACATATCATCGACCTCCATGTTTTCGACCCCACCCAGTGGATCTCCCTCCTCCAGGCCCTCAGCAACCGCCGCGGCGGCCCGCCGCACCTCCGAATCACCGGCGTCAATGAGCACAAGGAGCTGCTCAGCTACACCGCCACCTGCCTGAACAAGGAGGCCGAGAGGCTCGACATTCCCTTCCAGTTCAATCCAGTCGTCAGCCGGTTGGACAATCTGGACATCGAGAGCCTCCGTTTGAAGACTGGCGAGGCGCTGGCGATAAACTCAGTCCTTCAGTTGCACTCCTTGCTTACCACCAATGATGAAGGCCGGAGCTGTCGGATAATGCCAATGCCGGCGATAAATTCAAACATGGCTCAGCTTCATGGTGTGAGCCAGGCGACGTTGCGAGAATTGCTCGAAAAGGAAGTTATCAATGGGTATACACCGAGCCCGGACTCGTTGTCGCCGCCATTTGCTCTGGCGCCAGCGCCGAGGATGGAGAGGTTCTTTGCAGCACTCCAGGCCCGGTTGCCGCCGAAGGTCATGGTGATCACAGAGCAGGAGTCCAACCACAATTCACCCATGATGAATGAGAGGTTCACCAAGGCACAATATTTCTATGCAACACTGTTTGATTGCCTGGAGTCGACGCTGCCGAGACACTCGGTGGAGCGGATGAGGGTGGAGAAGCTGTTTGGAGAGGAGATCAAGAACATTATAGCCTGCGAGGGGTTGGAGAGGACGGAGCGGCACGAGAAGCTGGAGAGGTGGGCGCAGAGGCTGGAGCTGGCGGGGTTCAGCAGGGTCTCGTTGAGCTTCGAGGTGCTCCTGCAGGCGAGGATGTTGCTAAGGAACTTCGGCTGTGAGGGCTACATGGTGAACATTCACAATGGCTGCATCATGATCTACTGGCAAAGTCAGCCCCTTTTCTCGGTTTCAGCTTGGGGTTGCAGGAGgtaa
- the LOC103705598 gene encoding sanguinarine reductase, producing MALSFSSHSIHHLLPFSLENAQKSVLRWPPSIPIPPPNLVGFARSLVASKSCGREGRLATHAVKEEQTPSSGLAGTRVSEAVPSSNKLVLVVGGTGGVGQLIVASLLSRNTKLRLLLRDPTKATSLFGNQDENTLEVWKGDTRNPSDLDPAVFEGVTHVICCTGTTAFPSRRWDGDNTPEQVDWEGVRNLVSALPPTLKRFILVSSVGVTKFNELPWSIMNLFGVLKFKKMGEDFVRNSGLPFTIIRAGRLTDGPYTSYDLNTLLKATAGKRRAVVISQGDKLVGEVSRLVVAEACIQALDMEFTQGKIYEINSVEGEGPGSDPEKWRELFKAAAELN from the exons ATGGCTCTCAGCTTCTCCTCCCACTCTATCCATCaccttcttcccttctcccttGAGAACGCCCAGAAGAGCGTTCTAAGATGGCCTCCTTCTATTCCAATCCCACCACCAAATCTCGTGGGCTTTGCTCGTTCCTTAGTTGCAAGCAAGAGCTGTGGCAGGGAAGGAAGGCTTGCGACACATGCAGTGAAGGAGGAGCAGACCCCGTCCTCAGGCTTGGCCGGAACACGAGTCTCTGAAGCTgttccttcttctaacaagCTTGTTCTCGTCGTCGGCGGGACCGGCGGCGTGG GGCAGTTAATTGTAGCATCTCTTCTAAGTAGAAACACCAAATTGCGGTTACTTCTAAGAGATCCTACAAAAGCTACATCTTTGTTTGGTAATCAAGATGAGAACACGTTAGAG GTATGGAAAGGGGACACACGAAATCCGAGTGATTTAGATCCAGCTGTATTTGAG GGAGTCACACATGTAATTTGCTGCACCGGAACCACAGCTTTTCCTTCAAGGCGATGGGATGGTGACAACACACCTGAACAAGTGG ATTGGGAAGGAGTACGGAATCTTGTATCAGCATTGCCTCCAACATTGAAGAGATTCATTCTTGTGTCATCAGTTGGTGTTACAAAATTCAATGAGCTTCCATGGAG TATCATGAATCTCTTTGGTGTTCTTAAGTTTAAAAAGATGGGCGAAGATTTTGTTCGTAATTCTGGCCTTCCCTTCACCATTATCAG GGCTGGAAGATTGACTGATGGACCATACACTTCATATGATTTAAATACATTGCTTAAAGCAACTGCAGGGAAACGACGTGCAGTTGTCATAAGTCAAG GAGACAAACTTGTGGGAGAAGTTAGCAGACTTGTCGTTGCGGAAGCCTGCATACAAGCTCTGGATATGGAATTTACTCAAGGAAAAATATATGAAATCAACTCGGTGGAG GGAGAGGGACCTGGAAGTGATCCTGAGAAGTGGAGAGAGCTTTTTAAGGCTGCTGCTGAACTTAATTAG